Proteins from a single region of Paraburkholderia sp. ZP32-5:
- a CDS encoding dihydrolipoyl dehydrogenase, which yields MRTVKVDVAVIGAGSAGLSAYRTAKAAGASVVLIEGGAHGTTCARVGCMPSKLLIAAAEAAHSAAATAPFGVHVDGTVRVDGREVMQRVRSERDRFVGFVVDGVEKMPEADRLTGYARFIDDNLLQVGDHTKVSARSVVIATGSSPVVPAMYRALGDRVVINDDVFDWTDLPRRVAVIGAGVIGLELGQALSRLGVDVTLIGARGKVGPLTDPDITAYAAKVFDDAFRFEARTDVEAVSRDGDEVQIRYRTSDGELRDITVDYVLVTAGRKPNVGSLGLENTSIALDESGVPVYDPLTFQAGAHPVFIAGDVNGVLPLLHEAADEGRAAGANAARFPEVTPLVRRAPISVVFSDPGIAMVGASYRDLTPGSFVTGEVSFEDQGRSRVMLRNRGLMHVYVDKASRQFVGAEWIGPDAEHIAHLLAWSLQMKLTVDAMLAMPFYHPVVEEGLRTALRSAAERLGAVG from the coding sequence ATGAGAACAGTAAAGGTCGATGTCGCGGTGATCGGCGCGGGCAGCGCGGGACTGTCGGCATATCGGACGGCCAAGGCGGCCGGCGCTTCCGTGGTGCTGATCGAAGGGGGCGCTCACGGCACGACCTGTGCGCGGGTGGGCTGTATGCCGTCCAAGCTGCTGATCGCGGCGGCCGAGGCCGCGCATTCCGCCGCGGCAACGGCGCCGTTCGGCGTGCACGTCGACGGTACGGTGCGCGTCGACGGGCGTGAAGTGATGCAGCGTGTCAGGAGCGAGCGCGACCGGTTCGTTGGGTTCGTCGTCGATGGCGTGGAGAAGATGCCGGAAGCCGATCGCTTGACCGGCTACGCGCGGTTCATCGACGACAACCTGCTGCAAGTCGGCGATCACACGAAGGTCAGCGCGCGCAGCGTGGTGATCGCGACGGGATCGTCGCCGGTGGTGCCGGCCATGTATCGGGCGCTCGGCGATCGCGTCGTGATCAACGACGACGTATTCGACTGGACGGACTTGCCGCGCCGCGTTGCCGTGATCGGCGCCGGCGTGATCGGACTCGAACTCGGGCAAGCGCTGTCGCGACTCGGTGTGGACGTGACGTTGATCGGCGCGCGCGGAAAGGTCGGCCCGCTGACCGATCCCGACATCACCGCGTATGCGGCGAAGGTGTTCGACGACGCGTTCCGCTTCGAAGCGCGTACTGATGTCGAGGCGGTGTCGCGCGATGGGGATGAAGTACAGATTCGCTATCGGACCAGTGATGGCGAGTTGCGTGACATCACCGTCGACTATGTACTCGTTACCGCGGGCCGCAAGCCGAATGTCGGATCGCTTGGACTCGAGAATACGTCGATCGCGCTCGATGAAAGCGGCGTGCCGGTCTACGATCCGCTGACTTTTCAGGCGGGCGCGCACCCGGTTTTTATCGCAGGCGACGTGAATGGCGTATTGCCGCTTTTGCATGAAGCCGCGGATGAAGGGCGCGCCGCCGGCGCGAACGCGGCCCGGTTTCCGGAGGTGACGCCGCTCGTGCGCCGCGCGCCGATTTCGGTGGTGTTTTCCGATCCCGGTATCGCGATGGTGGGCGCGAGTTATCGCGATCTGACGCCGGGCTCGTTCGTGACGGGCGAAGTCAGCTTCGAGGACCAGGGCCGTAGCCGCGTGATGCTGCGTAACCGCGGGCTGATGCATGTCTATGTCGACAAGGCGAGCCGGCAGTTCGTCGGTGCCGAGTGGATTGGGCCGGACGCCGAGCATATCGCGCATCTGCTCGCATGGTCGTTGCAGATGAAACTGACCGTCGATGCGATGCTCGCGATGCCTTTTTATCACCCGGTTGTTGAAGAAGGGTTGCGGACCGCGTTGCGGTCGGCGGCTGAACGGCTTGGGGCTGTCGGGTAA
- a CDS encoding AraC family transcriptional regulator: MDLLSRVLSLIPVTGRLELRCHFGAPWKIDEDVAGVREIPYHVLLSGQAVLEDPNGPTQKLVAGDIILFPAGSAHLIHDGSGEAAVPPKTSRQAAPGIVENDGHGDTANFLCGRFLLGAVPDHLLRDHLPGRLVVHSAPSAATADPESPQQSTVRTRLTQLIELMNDEALDPGPGSEMFVNHLSAALFALTLRFAAEGAEPPHGLLALTRQPRLQPVISAMFETPGKPWTLEQFAALCNMSKATFVRQFQDAIGRSATDVLTEVRMTIAGRMLLRTSTSIAVIGETVGYQSDAAFQRVFKRQIGVTPARWRASGGNLPA, translated from the coding sequence ATGGATCTGCTCAGTCGAGTTCTCTCGCTGATTCCCGTCACCGGGCGACTCGAATTGCGCTGCCATTTCGGCGCGCCCTGGAAGATCGATGAGGACGTCGCGGGCGTGCGCGAGATTCCGTATCACGTGCTGCTGTCCGGCCAAGCCGTGCTCGAAGATCCGAACGGGCCGACGCAAAAGCTCGTAGCCGGTGACATCATCCTTTTCCCCGCCGGCAGCGCGCATCTGATACACGACGGCAGCGGCGAGGCGGCAGTACCGCCGAAGACAAGCCGCCAGGCGGCACCCGGCATCGTGGAAAACGATGGCCACGGCGACACCGCGAACTTTCTATGCGGCCGCTTTCTGCTCGGCGCCGTACCCGACCACCTGTTGCGCGATCATCTACCGGGCCGGCTGGTGGTGCATAGCGCGCCATCCGCAGCGACTGCCGATCCCGAGAGTCCGCAACAGTCGACGGTTCGCACCCGCTTGACCCAGTTGATCGAGTTGATGAACGACGAAGCGCTCGACCCCGGACCCGGCAGCGAAATGTTCGTCAATCATCTGTCGGCGGCACTCTTCGCGTTGACGCTTCGCTTCGCGGCGGAAGGTGCGGAACCGCCGCACGGTTTGCTCGCGCTGACCCGCCAGCCCCGTTTGCAGCCGGTGATATCGGCGATGTTCGAAACGCCCGGCAAGCCCTGGACGCTGGAGCAGTTCGCGGCGCTGTGCAACATGTCCAAAGCGACGTTCGTGCGCCAGTTTCAGGACGCCATTGGCCGCTCCGCAACGGATGTGCTGACCGAGGTCCGTATGACGATCGCGGGCCGCATGCTGTTGCGGACGTCCACGTCGATTGCGGTCATTGGCGAAACGGTCGGGTACCAGTCCGACGCGGCGTTCCAGCGCGTGTTCAAACGCCAGATCGGCGTGACACCGGCGCGCTGGCGAGCGTCCGGCGGCAACCTTCCCGCATGA
- the grxC gene encoding glutaredoxin 3: protein MASITIYTKPTCPYCIAAKALLRDKGASFSEISIEGDLRAATSLSQRSGRRTVPQIYIGEYHVGGYDDLKALEDQGRLDALLGRVAESSR from the coding sequence ATGGCATCGATCACGATCTATACGAAACCGACATGCCCCTATTGCATCGCCGCGAAAGCACTGCTGCGCGACAAGGGTGCATCGTTCAGCGAAATCAGCATCGAAGGCGATTTGCGTGCCGCGACGTCGCTGTCCCAGCGTAGCGGACGTCGTACGGTGCCGCAGATTTACATCGGCGAATATCACGTGGGCGGTTACGACGATCTGAAAGCGCTCGAAGACCAGGGCCGTCTGGATGCATTGCTCGGCCGCGTTGCAGAATCGTCGCGTTGA
- a CDS encoding LysR family transcriptional regulator, translated as MEIHHLRSFATVADTGNLSRASEQLHLTQSAISKHIKTLEEELHTRLFERTPAGMTLTSQGRKLLPLAIETIAAAGRMISVASGLNEEIAGPLRLGTIIDPGSIRLGALLNRIVARYPRIDIQLEHGISGGILKRVINRELDAGFYLGEVQHPLLVATALTQEHYVVAAPAAWDHRVRDADWPALLDLPWVRTAQESSQTDVIRQIERAHGRSRQAIVEADQESSMIEIVRSGVALCLMREQLATSAMAAGGITIWRGERIPCPLSVVTLRSKAEDAVLVALRECLRDVWETSGDPQSA; from the coding sequence ATGGAGATTCATCATCTACGAAGTTTCGCGACGGTTGCCGATACCGGCAATCTGTCGCGCGCGTCCGAGCAGTTGCATCTCACGCAATCGGCGATCTCCAAGCACATCAAGACGCTTGAAGAGGAGCTTCATACGAGGCTCTTCGAACGTACCCCGGCTGGCATGACGCTCACGTCGCAAGGCCGTAAGCTGCTGCCGCTTGCAATCGAAACGATTGCCGCCGCGGGCAGGATGATTTCGGTGGCCAGCGGGTTGAACGAAGAGATCGCTGGTCCGCTGCGGCTCGGCACCATCATCGATCCCGGTTCGATCCGGCTCGGCGCGTTGCTCAACAGGATCGTCGCACGCTATCCACGCATCGATATCCAGCTCGAACACGGTATCTCCGGCGGCATACTGAAGCGCGTGATCAATCGCGAACTCGATGCGGGGTTCTATCTGGGCGAGGTTCAGCATCCGCTGCTGGTGGCCACCGCGTTGACGCAGGAGCACTATGTGGTCGCCGCGCCGGCGGCATGGGACCATCGGGTTCGCGACGCGGACTGGCCTGCGTTACTGGATTTGCCGTGGGTCCGCACCGCGCAGGAGAGCTCGCAAACCGACGTCATCCGTCAGATAGAGCGCGCGCATGGGCGCAGCCGGCAAGCCATCGTCGAAGCGGACCAGGAGTCGTCGATGATCGAAATCGTGCGCTCCGGCGTGGCGCTTTGCCTGATGCGCGAACAACTGGCGACGTCGGCGATGGCCGCGGGCGGCATCACGATCTGGCGCGGAGAAAGGATTCCTTGCCCGCTGTCGGTCGTGACATTGCGCAGCAAAGCGGAAGACGCCGTGCTCGTCGCGCTGCGGGAATGCCTGCGTGACGTATGGGAAACGAGCGGGGACCCTCAATCCGCGTGA
- a CDS encoding glycerate kinase → MLNFGNADRERNAADRSAPIVVIAPDSFKGSLDASAVAAAMAEGIKRVRPDAQVRVCPMADGGEGTLNAVAGAGARLLTIDVQGAAGAQRSAAVGLLPDGSALIESAEIVGLTDPAGTSVPVLERSTTGVGEAIRHVLDLGVTTIYLALGGSSTNDGGAGLLVALGARLLDAEGNEVRPVPAQLSRVATVDIGRLDERLRHAVLIGMSDVKSPLTGRTGATYIFGPQKGVTPEQLETTDQCLARFADAVERAFDRTAREQPGAGAAGGLGFALYMLGANLEPGGEVVARKIGLDRALQGADWLLTGEGRSDGQTLSGKAPFIAARLAQAASVPATLLSGSVDPFSLVDLNGHFHGCFSIAPGPIALEDAMQNTAAYLANQAEQLARLMLA, encoded by the coding sequence ATGCTCAACTTTGGCAACGCGGACAGAGAACGCAACGCAGCCGATCGAAGCGCTCCGATTGTCGTGATCGCGCCGGATTCGTTCAAGGGTTCGCTCGATGCATCGGCTGTCGCCGCGGCGATGGCGGAGGGGATAAAGCGCGTGCGTCCCGATGCGCAAGTGCGCGTATGTCCGATGGCCGATGGCGGCGAGGGCACGTTGAACGCGGTGGCGGGAGCCGGTGCGCGATTGCTGACGATCGACGTGCAAGGCGCTGCAGGCGCCCAGCGGTCCGCGGCAGTCGGGCTTTTGCCGGACGGTAGCGCGTTGATCGAAAGTGCGGAGATCGTCGGTCTGACTGACCCCGCGGGAACCAGCGTTCCGGTTCTCGAACGCTCGACGACGGGCGTGGGCGAAGCGATTCGTCATGTGCTCGATCTCGGCGTGACAACGATCTATCTCGCGCTGGGCGGCAGCAGCACCAATGATGGCGGCGCGGGCCTGCTGGTTGCGCTCGGTGCGCGCTTGCTCGATGCCGAGGGCAATGAAGTGAGGCCCGTGCCGGCGCAATTGTCGCGTGTCGCGACGGTCGATATCGGTCGGCTCGATGAACGCCTTCGACACGCTGTGCTCATCGGCATGTCGGATGTCAAAAGTCCGCTGACGGGGCGCACCGGCGCAACCTATATCTTCGGGCCGCAAAAAGGCGTTACGCCGGAGCAACTCGAAACGACCGATCAGTGTCTCGCCCGTTTCGCGGATGCGGTCGAGCGTGCATTCGATCGCACTGCGCGCGAGCAACCTGGAGCAGGCGCGGCGGGCGGCCTCGGTTTTGCGCTCTATATGCTCGGCGCGAATCTCGAGCCGGGCGGCGAAGTCGTTGCGCGCAAGATCGGCCTCGATCGTGCTCTGCAAGGCGCGGACTGGTTGCTCACTGGCGAAGGACGCTCCGATGGACAAACCTTGTCGGGCAAGGCGCCATTTATTGCCGCCAGACTCGCGCAGGCGGCGAGTGTTCCGGCTACGCTGCTATCCGGCTCGGTCGATCCGTTCTCTCTCGTCGATCTGAACGGCCATTTTCACGGCTGTTTTTCGATTGCGCCGGGGCCGATCGCATTGGAAGACGCGATGCAAAACACCGCCGCTTATCTGGCCAATCAGGCCGAACAGCTCGCGAGATTGATGCTGGCTTAG
- the pyk gene encoding pyruvate kinase → MIRATKIVATIGPASSEPEVLLKMINAGCDVVRLNFSHGTAQDHRQRAEFVREAARQAGREVAIMADLQGPKIRVGKFENGRTTLLAGNPFVLDSACELGNDDRVGLDYKDLPRDLKPGDTLLLNDGLIVLSVARVIGSEIHTIVKIGGELSNNKGINRQGGGLTAPALTEKDMEDIRTAMSIGADFVAVSFPKNAADMEMARQLANIAGAPYGIKPKMIAKIERAEAIPALQSILDASDGIMVARGDLAVEVGNAAVPALQKRMIRMARESNKFVITATQMMESMIHAPVPTRAEVSDVANAVLDGTDAVMLSAESAAGKYPVQTIETMAAICIEAEKSEQSELDKDFLDRTFTRIDQSIAMGALFTAYHLGAKAIVALTESGSTALWMSRYWSHVPIFALTPRTSSERTMALYRNVTPLNLATNVDRDAALAQAVEVVVGKGYASRGDIIVLTVGEPMGQAGGTNTLKIVRI, encoded by the coding sequence ATGATCCGAGCTACCAAGATTGTCGCCACGATCGGCCCCGCGTCGAGTGAGCCGGAAGTTCTTCTGAAAATGATCAACGCAGGCTGCGACGTCGTGCGGCTGAACTTTTCACACGGCACCGCGCAAGATCATCGGCAACGCGCGGAATTCGTGCGTGAGGCAGCGCGCCAGGCCGGCCGCGAAGTTGCGATCATGGCGGATTTACAAGGCCCGAAAATCCGCGTCGGCAAGTTCGAAAACGGCAGGACGACGCTGCTTGCCGGCAATCCGTTCGTGCTCGATTCCGCCTGCGAATTGGGCAACGACGATCGCGTGGGCCTCGATTACAAGGACCTGCCGCGCGATCTGAAGCCGGGCGATACGTTGCTGCTCAACGACGGCCTGATCGTGCTGAGCGTCGCACGTGTAATCGGCAGTGAGATTCATACGATCGTGAAGATCGGCGGTGAGCTGTCGAACAATAAAGGCATCAATCGGCAAGGCGGCGGCCTCACGGCGCCCGCGTTGACGGAAAAAGACATGGAAGACATCCGCACGGCGATGTCGATTGGCGCTGATTTCGTCGCCGTGTCGTTTCCGAAAAACGCCGCCGATATGGAAATGGCCCGCCAGCTCGCGAACATCGCGGGCGCGCCGTACGGCATCAAGCCGAAGATGATCGCGAAGATCGAACGCGCCGAGGCGATTCCGGCATTGCAGAGCATTCTCGACGCGTCGGACGGCATCATGGTCGCGCGCGGCGATCTCGCGGTGGAAGTTGGAAATGCCGCCGTGCCCGCGTTGCAAAAACGCATGATCCGGATGGCGCGCGAATCGAACAAGTTCGTGATCACCGCGACGCAGATGATGGAGTCGATGATCCACGCACCGGTGCCGACCCGCGCGGAAGTGTCGGACGTCGCGAATGCGGTGCTCGACGGCACCGACGCGGTGATGCTGTCGGCGGAATCCGCCGCCGGCAAGTACCCGGTGCAGACGATCGAAACGATGGCGGCAATCTGTATCGAGGCCGAGAAATCCGAACAGTCGGAATTGGACAAGGATTTCCTCGATCGCACGTTCACGCGGATCGACCAGTCGATCGCGATGGGTGCGCTGTTCACCGCCTATCATCTCGGCGCCAAGGCGATCGTCGCGCTGACCGAGTCCGGTTCGACGGCACTGTGGATGTCGCGCTACTGGTCCCACGTACCGATTTTCGCGTTGACGCCGCGTACCAGCAGCGAGCGGACGATGGCGCTGTATCGCAACGTGACGCCGCTGAATCTTGCGACCAATGTGGATCGCGACGCGGCACTGGCGCAGGCCGTCGAAGTTGTCGTCGGCAAGGGTTATGCGTCGCGCGGCGACATCATCGTGCTGACCGTCGGTGAGCCGATGGGGCAGGCGGGTGGTACCAACACGTTGAAGATCGTCCGTATCTGA
- the yghU gene encoding glutathione-dependent disulfide-bond oxidoreductase encodes MSDSHDYIPPKVWTWNKPSGGTFASINRPIAGPTHDKVLPVGRHPLQLYSLGTPNGVKVTILLEELLAAGHSGAEYDAWLIKIGEGDQFGSGFVDINPNSKIPALLDRSGPEPVRVFESGSILLYLAEKFGAFLPKDVAARTETLNWLFWQMGSAPYLGGGFGHFYAYAPEKIEYAIDRFAMEVKRQLDVLDRRLADSEYLAGDQYTIADIAVFPWYGGLAKGWQYGAAEFLSVQDYKNVQRWAEMLFARPAVKRGRMVNRTSGEPSGQLRERHDASDFDTKTQDKVEAAQQ; translated from the coding sequence ATGAGCGATTCACACGACTATATTCCGCCGAAGGTCTGGACCTGGAACAAGCCTAGCGGCGGCACGTTCGCGAGCATCAACCGGCCGATCGCCGGGCCGACGCACGACAAGGTGTTGCCGGTCGGGCGCCACCCGCTGCAGCTTTATTCGCTGGGCACGCCGAATGGCGTGAAAGTGACGATCCTGCTCGAAGAACTGCTCGCGGCCGGTCATTCCGGTGCCGAGTATGACGCGTGGCTGATCAAGATCGGCGAGGGCGATCAGTTCGGCAGCGGCTTCGTGGACATCAATCCGAACTCGAAGATTCCGGCGCTGCTGGACCGCAGTGGGCCGGAGCCGGTCCGCGTGTTCGAATCGGGGTCGATTCTGCTGTACCTGGCCGAGAAGTTCGGCGCGTTCCTGCCGAAGGATGTCGCGGCACGCACCGAGACGCTGAACTGGCTGTTCTGGCAAATGGGCAGCGCGCCGTACCTGGGTGGTGGTTTCGGTCATTTCTACGCTTATGCGCCCGAGAAGATCGAATACGCGATCGACCGCTTCGCGATGGAAGTGAAGCGCCAGCTCGACGTGCTCGACCGCCGCCTCGCCGACAGCGAGTATCTCGCCGGCGACCAATACACCATCGCCGACATCGCGGTGTTCCCGTGGTACGGCGGCCTTGCCAAAGGCTGGCAATACGGCGCGGCTGAATTCCTGTCGGTGCAGGACTATAAGAACGTTCAACGCTGGGCCGAGATGCTGTTTGCACGGCCGGCCGTCAAGCGCGGGCGCATGGTCAACCGCACGAGCGGCGAGCCCTCGGGCCAGCTTCGCGAACGCCATGACGCAAGCGACTTCGATACGAAGACGCAAGACAAGGTGGAAGCAGCACAGCAGTAA
- a CDS encoding glutathione S-transferase family protein, producing the protein MIRFYFHPTPNPAKIALFLEETGLPYEMIPVDTSKGEQHTAEFRAINPNGKVPAIVDTEGPGSKEARVFDSTAILLYLAEKTGKLLGAPEDRPELLSWLLFLASGLGPFSGQAVHFQFAAPAGLDYAANRYRREAERHYQVLNDHLEGRNHIVGETYTIADISAWGWLDRASRVRKGADDPLAPFPNLKRLFATVDARPAATRARAVGKDHEFKKVNDEETRRALFPSNYPPAA; encoded by the coding sequence ATGATTCGTTTCTATTTCCATCCGACGCCGAACCCGGCCAAGATCGCTCTCTTTCTCGAAGAGACAGGTCTGCCTTACGAAATGATTCCGGTCGATACGAGCAAGGGCGAGCAGCACACAGCGGAATTCCGCGCGATCAACCCCAATGGCAAGGTGCCCGCGATCGTCGATACGGAAGGGCCGGGCAGCAAGGAGGCGCGCGTCTTCGATTCCACGGCGATCCTGCTGTATCTGGCGGAGAAAACTGGAAAATTGCTGGGTGCACCGGAGGACAGACCCGAACTGCTGTCGTGGCTTCTGTTCCTTGCATCCGGCCTTGGCCCATTCTCGGGCCAGGCCGTGCACTTTCAGTTTGCGGCACCCGCGGGACTCGACTATGCGGCGAATCGCTATCGACGCGAGGCCGAGCGCCATTACCAGGTGCTGAACGATCATCTGGAAGGGCGCAACCATATCGTCGGCGAAACGTATACGATCGCGGATATTTCGGCGTGGGGATGGCTCGATCGTGCGTCGCGCGTGCGCAAGGGTGCCGACGATCCGCTGGCTCCATTTCCGAATCTCAAGCGCTTGTTCGCGACGGTCGATGCGCGACCCGCGGCAACCCGTGCGAGAGCGGTCGGCAAGGATCACGAGTTCAAGAAGGTCAACGACGAGGAAACCCGGCGCGCGCTCTTCCCGTCCAACTATCCGCCGGCTGCCTGA
- a CDS encoding TetR/AcrR family transcriptional regulator, with translation MARPREFDENAVLDATIQCFWRYGYEATSVKDLTEKTGVTVASLYNAYGDKRGLFRAALDRYVNDSVADRIRRCEALPPLEAIHAFFDEILRRSLNDRQHKGCMLVNSALEVAPHDAEFQKVIAGVLVRIEGFFLDRVKAGQADGTVNPSLSADVLARHLLGVLMGVRVLARVCPEKAMLEGAIAPALSQLAVTECDRNQRRKRSDRRLAHG, from the coding sequence ATGGCGAGACCCAGAGAATTTGACGAAAATGCCGTGCTGGACGCGACGATCCAGTGCTTCTGGCGATACGGCTACGAAGCGACATCGGTGAAAGACCTCACCGAAAAAACGGGTGTCACCGTGGCAAGCCTATACAACGCGTATGGAGACAAGCGAGGACTGTTCCGGGCAGCGCTCGATCGATACGTGAACGACAGTGTCGCTGACCGCATACGACGCTGCGAAGCACTTCCACCGCTCGAAGCGATTCATGCGTTTTTCGATGAGATCCTGCGTCGCTCGCTAAATGACCGCCAGCACAAGGGCTGCATGCTCGTGAACTCCGCGCTGGAAGTAGCGCCACACGATGCTGAATTCCAGAAGGTCATCGCTGGCGTGCTGGTTCGTATCGAAGGGTTCTTTCTCGATCGTGTCAAAGCTGGGCAGGCCGATGGAACGGTGAACCCGTCGCTGTCCGCGGACGTGCTTGCCCGGCATCTGCTCGGCGTGCTGATGGGTGTTCGCGTGCTGGCCCGGGTGTGCCCCGAAAAGGCCATGCTGGAAGGCGCGATTGCTCCAGCGCTTTCACAGCTCGCGGTAACTGAGTGCGACCGTAATCAGCGGCGCAAAAGGAGTGACCGTCGTTTAGCACACGGATGA
- a CDS encoding 4-hydroxylaminobenzoate lyase has protein sequence MLPGGDHKQEFLDVVHELCDAIRGMPLDANLNAYLNEHYGAQTDGYKTLSRLLKLGVEEQWAAYVEIEGPDYRRGRISEPVEQTAGMSVESGLLRDVKGQYHCHTNGEINMIIPLEPGATFCGTGAGWRVFAPLSEHFPTVQGRALMLFFLPGGKIEYKVPPAERA, from the coding sequence GTGCTACCTGGCGGAGACCACAAGCAGGAATTTCTCGACGTCGTGCACGAACTCTGCGACGCGATTCGCGGCATGCCGCTGGATGCCAATCTGAATGCTTATCTGAACGAGCATTACGGCGCGCAGACGGACGGCTATAAAACGCTCAGCCGTTTGCTGAAACTCGGCGTGGAGGAGCAATGGGCAGCCTATGTCGAAATCGAAGGCCCCGACTATCGGCGCGGCCGCATTTCCGAACCGGTCGAGCAAACGGCTGGCATGAGCGTCGAAAGTGGCTTGCTGCGCGACGTAAAAGGTCAATACCACTGTCATACGAATGGTGAGATCAACATGATCATTCCGCTCGAACCCGGTGCGACCTTCTGCGGCACGGGGGCAGGCTGGCGCGTTTTCGCGCCGTTGAGCGAGCACTTTCCGACCGTGCAGGGGCGGGCGCTGATGCTGTTTTTTCTGCCGGGCGGGAAGATCGAATATAAGGTGCCGCCGGCGGAACGGGCCTAA
- a CDS encoding NADPH-dependent FMN reductase has translation MHYDIRDTDHDCKILALCGSVRRGSLNRRLLDLAARGVTEAGGEVTFANLADYPLPFYDAELEADEGVPEAARRLQQCVAEHHGLLVASPEYNGGYTALLKNAIDWVSRPLPDGRSGVTLVAGKAAALVSASPGPLGGLRSQSALRTVLDKLGMLVVPESFALGLAHEAWGEDGRMRSEPAERQVVAVGAALHRVVARLN, from the coding sequence ATCCACTACGATATCCGCGATACTGACCATGACTGTAAAATACTTGCTCTATGCGGCAGCGTCCGCCGCGGTTCGTTAAACCGCCGGCTTCTCGATCTGGCCGCACGGGGCGTGACGGAAGCGGGCGGCGAAGTGACATTCGCCAATCTCGCCGACTATCCGCTGCCGTTTTATGACGCGGAACTGGAAGCCGACGAAGGCGTACCCGAAGCCGCCCGGCGACTTCAGCAATGCGTTGCCGAGCATCATGGGCTACTCGTCGCATCGCCCGAGTACAACGGCGGCTATACGGCGCTGCTGAAAAACGCCATCGACTGGGTGAGCCGGCCGCTTCCCGACGGCCGCTCCGGCGTGACGCTGGTAGCGGGCAAGGCAGCCGCGCTGGTTTCCGCATCGCCCGGACCGCTTGGCGGACTGCGTTCGCAAAGCGCGCTGCGCACGGTGCTGGACAAGCTCGGTATGCTGGTCGTGCCCGAAAGCTTCGCGCTCGGACTCGCTCACGAGGCGTGGGGCGAAGACGGCAGAATGAGGAGCGAACCGGCGGAGCGCCAGGTGGTTGCCGTGGGTGCGGCCTTGCATCGGGTGGTCGCCCGGCTAAACTGA
- a CDS encoding amidohydrolase family protein, with protein sequence MLKKIDMHAHFFPLITREEAARLGADDAPWLTVDDNGDTGMIMVGERRFRPVGRALWDPRRRVEEMDRLGIDVQVMCATPIMFGYRHEARSALEWARRMNDHALEQCIAAPDRLKVLAQVPLQDLQLACDEASRAFAQGHIGVQIGNHVDKRDLDDDMLVAFLTHCAHEGIPVLVHPWDMMTDGRMKKWMLPWLVAMPAETQLGILSLILSGGFERLPRNLKLCFAHGGGSFAFLLGRVDNAWRERDIVREDCPHLPSSYVERFHVDSAVFDDKALGLLVDVMGEDRVMLGSDYPFPLGEQQVGGLIERHDGFGENTKRKLCSENAIRFFDLVSEPVAAR encoded by the coding sequence ATGTTAAAAAAGATCGACATGCATGCCCACTTCTTCCCGCTCATCACGCGGGAAGAAGCGGCCCGGCTGGGCGCCGACGACGCACCGTGGCTCACCGTGGACGATAACGGCGACACCGGCATGATCATGGTCGGCGAGCGGCGCTTCCGTCCGGTTGGCCGCGCGCTGTGGGATCCGCGCCGGCGCGTCGAGGAAATGGATCGCCTCGGCATCGACGTGCAGGTGATGTGCGCGACGCCGATCATGTTCGGCTACCGTCATGAGGCCCGTTCGGCTCTCGAATGGGCGCGACGCATGAACGATCACGCGCTCGAACAATGCATTGCCGCGCCGGACCGTCTGAAGGTGCTCGCGCAGGTGCCGCTGCAGGATCTGCAACTCGCCTGCGACGAAGCATCGCGAGCGTTTGCGCAAGGGCACATTGGTGTGCAGATCGGCAATCACGTCGACAAGCGCGACCTCGACGACGACATGCTGGTGGCGTTCCTCACGCACTGTGCGCACGAGGGCATTCCGGTGCTCGTGCATCCATGGGACATGATGACCGACGGCCGCATGAAGAAATGGATGCTGCCGTGGCTGGTCGCGATGCCCGCGGAAACTCAATTGGGCATCCTTTCATTGATCCTCTCCGGCGGCTTCGAACGGTTGCCGCGCAACCTGAAGCTGTGCTTCGCGCACGGCGGCGGCAGCTTCGCGTTTCTGCTCGGACGCGTCGACAACGCGTGGCGTGAGCGCGATATCGTTCGGGAGGATTGCCCGCATCTGCCGTCGTCCTATGTGGAGCGTTTCCATGTGGATAGCGCGGTGTTCGACGACAAGGCGCTGGGGCTGCTGGTCGATGTGATGGGCGAGGACCGCGTGATGCTCGGCTCGGATTATCCGTTTCCACTCGGCGAGCAGCAGGTCGGTGGCCTGATCGAACGCCACGACGGCTTCGGCGAAAACACGAAACGCAAGCTCTGCAGCGAGAATGCGATCCGCTTCTTCGATCTCGTGTCCGAACCCGTAGCCGCGCGCTGA